Proteins from one Ricinus communis isolate WT05 ecotype wild-type chromosome 9, ASM1957865v1, whole genome shotgun sequence genomic window:
- the LOC107262024 gene encoding glycine-rich cell wall structural protein, protein MVRVKRRVALLSLLCIHILVVGVLARDAVSVRNDEDEKFLGIGKGGGFGGGFGGGGGAGGGGGFGGGAGGGGGAGGGGGFGGGGGGGGGFGGGAGGGFGGGAGGGAGGGIGKGGGLGGGIGKGGGIGKGGGLGGGIGKGGGHGGGIGKGGGLGGGIGKGGGIGKGGGLGGGIGKGGGVGGGIGKGGGLGGGIGKGGGIGGGIGKGGGLGGGIGKGGGIGKGGGVGGGIGKGGGLGGGIGKGGGIGGGIGKGGGLGGGIGKGGGLGGGIGKGGGAGGGFGKGGGVGGGIGKGGGFGGGAGGGVGGGGGAGAGGGFGKGGGFGGGIGKGGGFGGGGGFGGGSGGGFGKGGGFGGGVGGGSGGGFGGGGGFGGGGGGGVGRH, encoded by the coding sequence ATGGTACGAGTCAAGAGGAGAGTAGCTTTGTTGTCATTGCTTTGTATTCATATTCTTGTAGTGGGTGTGCTTGCCAGAGATGCTGTGTCCGTAAGGAACGATGAGGATGAGAAGTTCTTAGGCATTGGAAAGGGTGGTGGATTCGGAGGTGGTTTTGGTGGCGGAGGAGGTGCTGGTGGAGGCGGTGGTTTTGGTGGTGGAGCTGGCGGAGGTGGTGGTGCTGGGGGAGGTGGAGGATTTGGTGGTGGAGGTGGGGGTGGCGGTGGCTTTGGAGGTGGTGCAGGTGGTGGATTTGGTGGTGGAGCAGGTGGAGGTGCTGGTGGAGGGATTGGGAAAGGTGGAGGCCTAGGTGGTGGAATTGGAAAGGGTGGTGGGATAGGAAAAGGTGGCGGCTTAGGTGGTGGAATTGGAAAGGGTGGAGGACACGGTGGTGGAATTGGAAAGGGAGGAGGACTAGGTGGTGGAATAGGAAAAGGTGGTGGGATAGGTAAGGGCGGTGGTCTTGGTGGCGGAATTGGAAAAGGTGGTGGCGTTGGTGGTGGGATAGGTAAGGGCGGCGGCCTTGGAGGTGGGATAGGAAAAGGTGGTGGCATTGGTGGTGGGATAGGTAAGGGCGGTGGCCTTGGAGGTGGGATAGGAAAAGGTGGTGGCATTGGGAAGGGTGGTGGCGTTGGTGGTGGGATAGGTAAGGGCGGTGGCCTTGGAGGTGGGATAGGAAAAGGTGGTGGCATTGGTGGTGGAATTGGAAAAGGTGGAGGGCTAGGTGGTGGAATTGGTAAGGGCGGTGGTCTTGGAGGTGGGATAGGCAAAGGTGGTGGAGCTGGTGGAGGTTTCGGCAAAGGTGGTGGTGTCGGAGGAGGGATTGGAAAAGGTGGTGGATTTGGAGGTGGTGCTGGAGGAGGGGTCGGCGGAGGTGGTGGAGCTGGTGCTGGTGGAGGTTTTGGCAAAGGCGGTGGATTTGGTGGAGGAATTGGAAAAGGTGGTGGGTTTGGTGGAGGTGGTGGATTTGGAGGTGGCTCTGGCGGTGGATTTGGCAAAGGAGGAGGGTTTGGAGGAGGAGTAGGAGGTGGTTCAGGAGGTGGGTTTGGAGGAGGAGGTGGGTTCGGAGGTGGTGGGGGTGGGGGAGTCGGACGCCATTAA